From Candidatus Methylomirabilota bacterium, a single genomic window includes:
- a CDS encoding response regulator, producing MARMLVVDDDPAWRALYRMGFESDFEVFEAVDGLDALATLDRVKPDVIVLDLRMPHLDGIGFLRQLDRRGVKVPVVVCSGTFTMESPPAIPGVFPAQKSPDMQGIWSALEAALPQGNGDSEAAGRPRRVVEATVWRD from the coding sequence ATGGCGAGGATGCTCGTGGTGGACGATGACCCCGCGTGGAGAGCCCTGTACCGAATGGGCTTCGAGAGCGACTTCGAGGTCTTTGAAGCCGTAGATGGCCTCGATGCCCTGGCGACCTTGGACCGCGTGAAGCCCGACGTCATCGTGCTCGACCTGCGCATGCCTCACCTCGACGGCATCGGATTCCTGCGCCAGCTCGATCGGCGCGGCGTCAAGGTTCCGGTCGTCGTCTGCTCCGGCACTTTCACCATGGAGAGCCCACCCGCCATCCCGGGGGTCTTCCCAGCTCAGAAGTCGCCGGACATGCAGGGTATCTGGAGCGCGCTCGAGGCAGCTCTGCCTCAGGGCAATGGCGACAGCGAGGCCGCCGGCAGGCCTCGGCGCGTCGTCGAAGCCACGGTCTGGCGCGACTGA